A window of Chelmon rostratus isolate fCheRos1 chromosome 18, fCheRos1.pri, whole genome shotgun sequence genomic DNA:
GTCTGTGGAAAAAAGCCATGTGTTCAGTGAGCACGAGAGAGAAAGGCCGAGAGATGCTGGAGCAGCTTATGCTGAATCCCAGCTTCGCCACCAACACGTTCCTGTCCATCGTGAACGGAATGACGACGAGCTGCTGAGGATCACTTTCGTATTACTCACAGGGAGGATCCACTGAGAAGAGACACTTGAAATACAAAAAGCCATAGCTGACATTTCTCTTCTCTACAGTTTCACTGTCTCCTGAATATATGTGTCCCAGTAAACTGTCAACAAACCCTCATTTTACTGTCTTTATTAGGCTTTTTTTTGAAGGTTCAGATGCTGAACTTAATTCAGTAATATATATCGCAGATAAATGGCAAAGTCAAGACAAAAAGTTCTCAGACTCTGTTGTTTGCACTGAACATCTTAAACTGCCATCAACTACGAGGGTCTTATGGATTTTATCTCAGGATGactgctgtgtgacagtgtgtgggACAAATGGCATGTAACTGAATATATTAACTCACTTTTTAggcacttttacttgtaatggagtatttttacactgcagccctgctgcctttacttcagtaaaggaaGTGAACACTTCCTTTTATAACGGGCAAATATAACGGTGAGGAGTCCTGCTGAGTAAAAAGCCTAAATTTAACATACATTCAACTAACATATCCTCATATGTTGTAGCACCATATTGATTCACATGAACATGCAGCGTTTGTCATCCAGAGCTTTACTCCAGTCCAACAGTGCTCTCTAGTGGTAATTTGATGAAAGTATGAACCTATCATGAGACGTTCAAGGACAAAGCATGTTACATGTCCAGTAATgtgacaaatatttaaaataatgcatGCTATAGGATAAATAAAAGGTATTCTTCGGAAAGTGCTGaaggatagatagatagatactttattcatctctaaagagaaatttgcagttccagcagctcaaaaaggtggacacacaagggcatgcaaaataagaacaagaactactttcaagtaatgagcAACTTGCAAatgatgaacaactttcaagtacagatcaaccttcaagtaaggaacaactttcaagtaggaggcaaaaatacaatacaaaataacaataagaaaaatagtgaaataaaaaaataaagaactaagctatccaggataaggataaacatctgaactaaacattcgagcagttaaatatgtgcacattagtgcagttgtgcaaaataacagtgtgcaatagtcggtttgtccacacttgggtccaccatattgatgtgtgtgtgataaggtctagcattttgatgtgtgtgtgatggagtccagcaaatggatgtgtgtgtgataaagtgcgtgtgtccatgcgtGGTGTAGGTGTGTAGCGAATGTGTCCATGCgtggtgtaggtgtgtagtgagttcggagttgttgtgttggttattgtttttgtcgcccacccgagaggtgttgaagagccgtacggcgtgggggaggaacgaggacaatgacagcagtctgtcactgaagctgctcctctgcctggagatggtgctgtgcagtaggtgatcaggattgtctattatggacaggagcttgttcagagaccgtcgctctgccacagatgtcaaactgtccagctctgtgccaaaGACGGAGCCTGCTTTCCTCACTAGTTTGTCCAGGCGTGCTGCGTCCTTCTTcaagctgctcccccagcacactactgcgtacaggagggcgctcgctaccacagactggtagaaaatctgcagcagctttttgcagatgttaaaagacgccagccttctgaggaagtacaggcggctctgtcctttcctgcacagagcgtcagtgttggcagtccaGTCCAccttctcatccagctgcacacccaggtatttgtaggtgtgaaccacctccacGCAGTCCCCTTTGATGATGACCGGTTCTGGACACGGCCTGGGTCTCCTAAAGTCCACtaccatctccctggtcttggtggtgttgaggagcaggtggttggagtGAGTCACACCATGCGATGAAGTCCTGAATCAGTTTCCTGTAAtcatcctcttgtccactcctgatacagcccactatggctgtgtcgtccgcaaacttctgtacatgacagagctcCGAGTTGTATTGAAAGTCGGATGCGTACAGGGTGAACAGGAccggagagagcacagttccctgcggtgctcctgtgctgctggccacagtgttggacctgcagtcccccagcttcacatactgaggtctgccTGTCAGGTAGTCTGTAATCCATgccaccaggtgtgtttcaactcccatctctgtcagtttgtccctgaggagcagtggaTGGATGGTGTTAAAGGCAATGGAGAAGTCCAGGAATGTAATCCTCACAGCACCACGgcctctgtccaggtgagagagagatcggtggagcaggaagatgatggcaTCCTCCACTCCCGTCTTCTCCCggtaagcaaactgcagagggtcaagagCGCGGTGGAtctgtggcctcaggtgatggagcagcagccgttCCTTGGTCTTCATCACGTGAGACGTCAGGGCGACCGGCCTGAAGTCGTTCAGCTCCCCAGGATGTGGTTTCTCAGGGACTGGAATGATGCAGGATgtcttccacagctggggaacCCTCCCCTGTCCCAGGCTCAGGTTGAATATGCGCTGAAGGGGGTGTCCCAGCTCCCTCGCACAGGCCTTCAGCAGTCGTGGTGATACTCCATCTGGACCTCTTCAGCTCACTacagacctgagctgctgtgattgtcgTGGTTGgtgtgagggggaggaggggagatgtCCTCATCTGTGTTGGTTGGCTtgcgggaggaggagggtgggggctgCTGTGCTCAGAGGTGTGAATGGGTTGGGGTGATCAAATCTATTGAAGAAGTGGTTGAGCTGGTTTGCCCTCCCCACATCCTCCTCAACATGAAGGCGTTGCAGGTACAGTGTAAATAAACGGAAACGGAAAAGAAACTCACATTGCTCATAACCATTTGTAACGTTTATTCTGTTTCCCTGTTGCCGTtgctggagagagacacacagagacgtACAGGAAGGCAGCCATGTGGGAAAATGACAGGGAAAATAATGGCACATCTAACCATTAGATTAGAATGGATTCATATCAGATGCAGCCACGTGGGCTAGAGCCATAAATACACTCAATGGCTATTTATGTATAAGGCATGAGGGTTTCCTGGTAATAGATTAATAAAAGGCAGCAGATACACTTGAAAGAGTATTTCTGTGAATATATTTTACAGGCAAATTGTGAAACAAGTGTCTCAGCACCAGCTGACAAGGGGTACTCTTCTGGGCTTTGATcttgttgtcttgtgtttggGGGCTTCGGGAAGGAGGGAGGCCGGATTTGTGTTGATTTAAAATTCTGAGTGCTCTTTTGAGCATTAATTATCAGCGAGTATCTGCAGAATTCTGCATGTAAAGGTTCTGTTGGGACGTGGCTGTGTGGGCTGAGTGGACCCCATGCTTCACTTCCACACAGCACAATGGGCTGGACGACACAAACAAGTATTTTAAGACAGATTTTAGTTGGAATTCAGAAATTAGAAAATTCTCTCTTGATTGCATTTAGAGCTCTTCAAGGAATTTTGTTCAGTACTATGTAGAAACTCCCTGATGCTGTCATGGTAATGAGGTAGGTCTCACTCATACTATGTACAATGATTGGATTGTTAATGGTAAACTGCTATTTGTTCTCTGTACATATCGGGTGACTTTAGTTTTCTGTCATCTTCTTCAAACAGGGGTCAGACACGTTTGTTTTTAATGGTCATCCAATTTTCAGAGTGATTGGAGTCATGTTTTTTTACtaaccttctttttttttaatttgccagaaatcaaattcagaattataaatttccaaaaacaaagcCTTTAGTTATTatattcaaaaatgatttgatacaCTGAATGAATTCAATTTCAaaattttgtgtattttccttttaattccCCACTAGCTTTGATTTACTTATTTTACTTTAAGGGGAATTTTATTTGCCTTTCTATTACTCAAGCTGACTACCAGACGTACTAGGTCCCTGCAGTCTCTATCTAATTAGGGAACTGTAATATGAAAACATTTGGGCAATACCACTTTCTTAATATTATTAACTCAGATTTCTCAAGTtacagcagcttctcatttaaCCCTGAGTTCATTCCCGGGTGGTCCTGCTTCACGATCGTGTTATTAGAAAACAGGCGTCACTCACACTGTCACTCTGTGGTTTAACACTGCATTCTTTCGCTGAAACAACACGGAAAGACGTTCGTCATGCCAGagcttctgttttattgttgacaTTTACAGAATTGAATGTGTGAGTACAGCGTTTATACAGAAAGCCCAGTTGTCCATACAGCAAACAGACATATAACACATCTCCTCACACTATGTACAGGTTAAGCCATGATGAAGCCTGGGCCACGAGCACACTTGGCATAACACTCAGTCACTCTAGGTTCAGAACGAGTTGATGGACTATAAATGTTCAGTAATGTGACAGATAACTCATGTGTTAGTGTTGCTGGAATGGTGAATACCTGAAAGGGGACGGCTGGAGGAAGAGAGCTGGGCAAATTCAGGATTGTCTGAAGCGAATTTGAAGTGTGAATCTGAACATTTACACTTCAGACACAATAACCGTCTCTAAATTGTTCGATACTTTAcgccaggcatgtccaaactattccataaagggccgtgtggctgcaggttttcgttccaaccaaggaggagcacaccaagccaaccaatcaacatcaagggatcccttagttatcagctgaaaagtgagatcagctgattaaatgagtccagcctggtgtgctcctccttggttggaacgaaaacctgcagccacacggccctttatggaatagtttggacatggctgctttaCGCCCATGGCTGatactgctttgtttttttgatattttggacTGTCTTTCCTTTGATTCGCTGCTCCAATGGAGGTGATGTTTGCTGAGAGTGAAAATAGATGTTCACTAGTTTAGTGGTGGAACAGTGTCAGCAGCACCATGTTGGTCCTGAGATTAAGGTTTTCAAGTGGAGTTTGTCACGGCCACAGAAAAATAACTGCGACGTTCAATGACCAGAGACCTACTTAGCAGCttgtattaaaaagaaaaaagagaagttACTGAAATAGTGTGTTAACCTTGTCTAGTGGGGTATACAAAGTTCATTAGATGGTCTGAGTGATGgtttcagtgcttttctttGAGGCGCTGTGCCTGCATTCCATTAATAATATATTAATGTATTTGGGAGTTCTCCACTTCACGTGGAGATACAAGCTTCTTGTCATGTTGTCAAGTTTAATGTTAACAAATGCAAAGATCTTACCAGGTGCCACAAGTCACAAAAACTATGGATCCCTGAAATGAGGTCCAAGTTATTGCAAATGCCTGGACTAATTAGGAACAGTAGACATAACATAAATGACTTAATggtaaagaaaataacaaaactgacAGGATCACATCAAGaactttgtgtctttgtggagctgACTCCTGCCCGCCTTACTTGCTGTGGAATTAAAGACCCACACACTCTACAGATGTTGAGCCGATAAAGCTTCTCAGTTtggcaaccttttttttttttttttttagacaaagcaaaacactgtTTGTAACCCGTTTCCATGGCAGCATCTTTTGCGGCATGGGCTGCTCATTTCAGGGTTATTCAGACTACCAGAAATCCACACTCGGATACACTGATGCATCTTGAAATCTCATCTAGTGAAGCCTCAGTTATGATTGGCAGGCAGTTTAAGGTTTATTAATGTTCTTGCAACACATCCAGAACAGTCCTGCATCCACATTCTGCACAGATGACACTGAATGAAAAGACACGTCTTGCAGTTCAAGTTCATGAAAGGCGATTCGTGAGCTGTCAATCTCTATTTATCTTTGCTTTAATAAGTTGGATTTGTTCTGACCGGCCTCTGTAGTTAATACTGATGACTTacaacattttctattttctgctcaGGAGAATATCTGGAAGGACTGTTAATCAGTCCTGGCAGCTGTTAATCAGAAGCAGCAAATCATTTGATTATCTTGCTCCTCAACAATTCTGCAAGGTCTTTTGGAGTAATAGAATTAAAATTGTTAAATCTATATTCATCTTTGGTGGTTAGACTACAGCATAATTGAACACAGagcacatttttctgcattagtttttttttcGTGCAAGGGGCAAACCGGcgtaacacaaaacacacgtaaTGTCTTATAACTCAAATTACATTTCACTGACAGAAATCAGCAACTTCTCACCATTGAAGATGATTTTCCAGTCACCACGTAAACCAGTGCCAGCATAGAACGCATTAGGGAGATGGCTGAAGAAGTGTGAACACTGCAAGAAATACTGAGACAAGGGTTAGTGTTTTATTCTTCAAGTTGATATCTGATACAGAGTTGACACTGAGTCAGGGGAAAATCAAGTTGGGGCAATGACAGAGCAATGGGTTAAAGGTTGTGTGTTGGGGGATGGAGTGGTTTAAGAGATTTTCGCATTAGGAGTGCTTGTGTTTCACTGCGTGTCTacgtgtgtgcagatgtgtaaatgtgtcagaGTTCGGTGCCCACTGCTTCAGAGAAAAGGATTTTGTGAGAAGCACGAGGCCGGGGGAGGTTATGGCCACGGGGAGAGGACAGAGCACCAGGCTCCTTTGTTCTCTGCTCTTGGTTTTGACACTAGTCCAGCTGTTAGCCAGAGGTCAGCGGAGTGAGACACTATGCCAGGGAGCGCTGACGAGGCTTGATCCTTGGATAGagctgcaaataaaacaaagacaaggagGAGACATGATAAACTGTCACTGACGTCATTACTATAgttatgtattatgtatttcTCTTTGCCTTACTGAAAACATACGTACTCCACAATAAAGCACATTCACTGACCTCCTAATATTTTCAACAGCTTTAACCTGCTGATGATCTGATCATGCTGAAATGAGATCGATGGATTTAGTTTTTACCCCCAGCAGGTTGCGGGGCACGTAGCCCTCGTTGTCCTCAAGTCGCGCCCACCACCACTCTGTCTCACTGTCGTCCTGTCGTCGCAGGATAGTGATGGCGTCCCCCTCGCTGAACGCCAGCTCGTCTGGGTTCTGAGCTTTATAATCCCACAGAGCGTACACCGTCCCCTTGTTCATTACACCCAATTTCTCCTGAACGCCTGCATAAGagaatcagacagacagactgtcaatactacaaatgtttttaatcaaaatacCTTCCTCCAAGTTACCTTAATAGAACCAGGGCAGATGAACTCAGCCCTGGTTCTAACAGTACACTCAACTGGCTGGATTTGTGTTTCTCACCATATAGAAACTGGGAGCACTGGATGTAGCCCTCTTCCATTTCTTCACATTTATCTGCAGCAGTCTCCACATCGCTAATTGTGCTGGCAAAGATGGCGGCCCCTGACTCGACCAACAACTTGCACAGATGGACACTGTTGCAGGAGGCGGCACAGTGAAGCGGAGTCCTGCAGCAAGGCGCACACAAATGATCATAAACAGAAACGGATACAACAGCAGATCATGCAAAATCAAACTTGCGTCATCATCTCaccatccatcactgtctgcagcGTTGACGTTCACACCAAAATCCAGCAGGAACTTGACTATGTGGTGATGTCCTGCACACACTGCGTTGTGCAGGGGTGTGATGCCTTCATCGTTGGGAGTGCTGGGATTCTCCACCTGGAAAGCAAAAGGAGGACCCAGATGAAAGGATGAGTAGTCATCCCGCATGCAAATTCAACTGAATTAGAAGTATACTCACACAGTCGTGACATACCTCGTAGATGATCCTCTGGACGAGGTCAAACTCTCCCTCCAGTGAGGCGTCCAGCAGGAGGGCCAGAGGGTTGAACTTCACCCTGAAGCCGTGCCCAGTGCGCTCAGAGTTTGGCTTCTTCAGGTTTGTGCGCTTCTCCTGTAGCGATAAAGAGAGGAAGCATGGGTTACAACTTTATTGattgaaaatgcaaatgcattaataagtgtgtatgtgtctctgaCCAGGGGCTGTGAGACCACCGTGCCGCTCTCTTCTGGGGTGGTGACTTCTGGCACCGGGCTGGGCAGCGACGCCTCAGAGCTTCCgacgttgttgttgttgtcgtctcCGTCTGGTCCCTCTGCTTCAGCAGGATCCCCCAGCCCTTCTGGTGGTGAGGGCAGTGGCTCGTTGTCATTGGCGTCAGTGGATGGAGGTGGAGCCTCGGAGCACGGCTCCTCCGCCCCTGGTGGTGGAGGTAGCGCCGTCTCAGAGGGGAGGTTGCCATTGTCTGTATCAGCCACAGAGTCGTCTCCCAGATATCCAGGGGGATTAGCTGGCTGATAAAACGGCGTTCCATTACCTGCGCCGTTTCCACCTCCTGATCCACTGACTACATTTCCCTCTATGCCTCCTGCTAGAGTGTTGAATCTCTGGTAGAGCAGTTTCTGGATGTTGGGTCCGCTGGGACCCTCTGGTTCTGTGATGGAGCTGCGCTTCTTGAGCGGTCTCGGAGCGTTGGCCAGCTTTTTACGGAGAACCTCAAGATCGGCGTCACTTTGGTAGCGCAGCGGGGAGTGTACCATGGGTGTTAGCTTTGTAGGGCTGAGTGGTCGTGGGATGTTCTCCACGCTGGGAGGGGGCGCTGAGGTCTCCGGGTGCTGGAAGCACTCGTGATCATCAAATTCTCCGTCAAAAGTGTCCTCGCCACTGGGCTGGCCTTGGAGCAACGGGAAGGCCCCTCCTGCCTGGACAAAAGGCAGGGGCGAGGGGGGTGTGGAGTTGGGGGGAAGAACAGGCTTCCCGTATACTAGAGATAAGCAAGACAGtgtggaaagagaaaaacaggacattCTTAATATCTGAGGACGGAACAAGCATGTTTGGCATCTTTTCTTGCCAAAATGGTCCATTTCTTTCCAGTAATCacaaatattttcagtgttttaatgtttgtattACAATCAATCTGGCAAATGACTATTCTCAAGTATCTACTGTATATCATGCTTGTTTGCATATTTGTTTATCCATTTTCTTATGCATTGTATTGTGCGCTGCTGAATGCTTTCTGTTCCTGTTGATTTTCAATTTTGCATACACCTCCTTGAAAGGTCattgtgaaacaaacaaagtttGAAATTCTAAAAGAAGACTTCACACTGTCACCcaatcatgaaaacacattttctctgatgAAATTTTACAGTAAGGCTTCACATACTGGACCATCTCTTCAAAGCAACCTTACCTGCTTTGAGAGCAGGCTTGAGTGACTGGCTCTTTGGCGCTGCCTGCTGGAGGTACATGTGATAGATGGAGCTGGAGTTCATGGTCGGTGGGCCCTTTCGGGGCGACTGAGGCCGTGATCCTCTGTCTGGGATGAAGGGGCGCACTGCCAAAGCTGGTGGAGGATCCAGTCGCTCGCTCAGCCCGGGGGGGAAAAGCGGCACATTAGGCTGGAAGGTGGGGCTTGGCGGCACTGAAATTCGCTGCTGGATCTGCTGGGAGGATGAGCCTGTGGAGGGGGAGACGTGGGGCCAAGCAGGAGCTGGCGGGTTTGGGAGTGGGCGAGGAGGAGGCGCATCCTTGCGGCGCTCCAAGGAGCTGGCAGAGTTTGCGGAAGTGAGGTGCGAGCCATAGGGAGGCGGCTGTGGCTTGGATATGGCAGGGGAGGACACAGCCATTTTTGAGTCTAGCACCTGTGAAGAAGCATggcatcacacacaaacaactaccatgaaaaacaaaattttaatCCAGAGAAAGAGGTCTAAATGACTGTTTATCTCTAGCACAATCTCAAGCATACATTAAATTaagagtagaaaaaaaagaggactaACCTTTTCTGCACTTGGAGCGACGGGGGAGCCTGAGGGAGGGCTCTTGCCCTGGGTATCAGTCCCTGAGTCTCGTCTCTCAGGAGGCTTTAGAGATGTGCTGGTCTTGCCTACAGTAGGCCAACCAGTATCATTAGCTAGGGCACAAACAGGACCCAGTAAGTGTgttgcagaaaagaaaaaaggcccAATGATTGAGGTGGTATGAGAAAAACAACCCTCATGTACAACCCAGCGTAGTGACGAAGCATGTCCACCAGAGCTAGGTCTAAATGGTACCAGTTTCTTATTCATTCTAtttgaaatgtgtcactttgtgcGATGAAGCACATCAAGCAGAAAATGCCGATCCAAGAACATGAGTGAATTTATAtacacagaacaaaaacagccGTACCATTTTGACCTAGGATTGGTATTAAATGGAGGGTTCAGGATTTTGGGAAGCCTATCCTATCAACCAGACACCATTAAGAGACATTCAAACAGAATCCCTGTTGCCTTTTTGTTCATGtgaattcaacatttttcacacataTAGCAAAAGATAATGGAGGAATCAAACCAGTTCTCTATCACAAATCAAATCACAAATTCAAGAAAATAGCTCTATTATGTATACTACCACAAGTGCCCCAGGCCATGGACTCAAAGGCAAtgttttttcagagaaaaagcttcatgtaacatttgctaatgataataaacacacattGACCTGAGGATAAGACATTTTGGGGTCGACACTTTCTCAAAATTTCCATTCTCTGTTGAACGTCCATGTGGTCAGACACATCTGACAcagcacatttctttatttctttcagaaagtatttcctttttaaatgtgaaatttatCTAAAACACTGTGGACTAAATGTGTCAGGCAG
This region includes:
- the ppp1r13bb gene encoding protein phosphatase 1, regulatory subunit 13Bb isoform X5: MMPMILTVYLSDGEQAVTEVPITPETTCRDVVEFCKEPGESGCHLAEVWRGNERAIPFEHMMYEHLQKWGPRKQEVKFFLRHEDSPTESSDQGSQQSQDQTSRRSGNTGEKHNENGVGNQRVELTLSELQEMATRQQQQIEAQQQMLVAKEQRLRYLKQQERRQQQTVSESEKLQRLKDRVESQEAKLKKIRAMRGQVDYSKVINGNLSAEIEQVSSLFQEKQAELQSAVLRVEQLSLQLEDLRRGKLNGIQTALGGQVTGAAALELRKLYQELQIRNKLNQEQNSKLQQQKELLNKRNMEVTLMDKRISELRERLYKKKAELNRANGPPSPQPAPGTLGRVAAVGPYIQVPVPGRQEGGYTIPPDPLKPQTLGVNNQANHGRAKSANDTGWPTVGKTSTSLKPPERRDSGTDTQGKSPPSGSPVAPSAEKVLDSKMAVSSPAISKPQPPPYGSHLTSANSASSLERRKDAPPPRPLPNPPAPAWPHVSPSTGSSSQQIQQRISVPPSPTFQPNVPLFPPGLSERLDPPPALAVRPFIPDRGSRPQSPRKGPPTMNSSSIYHMYLQQAAPKSQSLKPALKAVYGKPVLPPNSTPPSPLPFVQAGGAFPLLQGQPSGEDTFDGEFDDHECFQHPETSAPPPSVENIPRPLSPTKLTPMVHSPLRYQSDADLEVLRKKLANAPRPLKKRSSITEPEGPSGPNIQKLLYQRFNTLAGGIEGNVVSGSGGGNGAGNGTPFYQPANPPGYLGDDSVADTDNGNLPSETALPPPPGAEEPCSEAPPPSTDANDNEPLPSPPEGLGDPAEAEGPDGDDNNNNVGSSEASLPSPVPEVTTPEESGTVVSQPLEKRTNLKKPNSERTGHGFRVKFNPLALLLDASLEGEFDLVQRIIYEVENPSTPNDEGITPLHNAVCAGHHHIVKFLLDFGVNVNAADSDGWTPLHCAASCNSVHLCKLLVESGAAIFASTISDVETAADKCEEMEEGYIQCSQFLYGVQEKLGVMNKGTVYALWDYKAQNPDELAFSEGDAITILRRQDDSETEWWWARLEDNEGYVPRNLLGLYPRIKPRQRSLA
- the ppp1r13bb gene encoding protein phosphatase 1, regulatory subunit 13Bb isoform X3 — protein: MMPMILTVYLSDGEQAVTEVPITPETTCRDVVEFCKEPGESGCHLAEVWRGNERAIPFEHMMYEHLQKWGPRKQEVKFFLRHEDSPTESSDQGSQQSQDQTSRRSGNTGEKHNENGVGNQRVELTLSELQEMATRQQQQIEAQQQMLVAKEQRLRYLKQQERRQQQTVSESEKLQRLKDRVESQEAKLKKIRAMRGQVDYSKVINGNLSAEIEQVSSLFQEKQAELQSAVLRVEQLSLQLEDLRRGKLNGIQTALGGQVTGAAALELRKLYQELQIRNKLNQEQNSKLQQQKELLNKRNMEVTLMDKRISELRERLYKKKAELNRANGPPSPQPAPGTLGRVAAVGPYIQVPVPGRQEGGYTIPPDPLKPQTLGVNNQANHGRAKSANDTGWPTVGKTSTSLKPPERRDSGTDTQGKSPPSGSPVAPSAEKVLDSKMAVSSPAISKPQPPPYGSHLTSANSASSLERRKDAPPPRPLPNPPAPAWPHVSPSTGSSSQQIQQRISVPPSPTFQPNVPLFPPGLSERLDPPPALAVRPFIPDRGSRPQSPRKGPPTMNSSSIYHMYLQQAAPKSQSLKPALKAVYGKPVLPPNSTPPSPLPFVQAGGAFPLLQGQPSGEDTFDGEFDDHECFQHPETSAPPPSVENIPRPLSPTKLTPMVHSPLRYQSDADLEVLRKKLANAPRPLKKRSSITEPEGPSGPNIQKLLYQRFNTLAGGIEGNVVSGSGGGNGAGNGTPFYQPANPPGYLGDDSVADTDNGNLPSETALPPPPGAEEPCSEAPPPSTDANDNEPLPSPPEGLGDPAEAEGPDGDDNNNNVGSSEASLPSPVPEVTTPEESGTVVSQPLEKRTNLKKPNSERTGHGFRVKFNPLALLLDASLEGEFDLVQRIIYEVCHDCVENPSTPNDEGITPLHNAVCAGHHHIVKFLLDFGVNVNAADSDGWTPLHCAASCNSVHLCKLLVESGAAIFASTISDVETAADKCEEMEEGYIQCSQFLYGVQEKLGVMNKGTVYALWDYKAQNPDELAFSEGDAITILRRQDDSETEWWWARLEDNEGYVPRNLLGLYPRIKPRQRSLA
- the ppp1r13bb gene encoding protein phosphatase 1, regulatory subunit 13Bb isoform X2 gives rise to the protein MMPMILTVYLSDGEQAVTEVPITPETTCRDVVEFCKEPGESGCHLAEVWRGNERAIPFEHMMYEHLQKWGPRKQEVKFFLRHEDSPTESSDQGSQQSQDQTSRRSGNTGEKHNENGVGNQRVELTLSELQEMATRQQQQIEAQQQMLVAKEQRLRYLKQQERRQQQTVSESEKLQRLKDRVESQEAKLKKIRAMRGQVDYSKVINGNLSAEIEQVSSLFQEKQAELQSAVLRVEQLSLQLEDLRRGKLNGIQTALGGQVTGAAALELRKLYQELQIRNKLNQEQNSKLQQQKELLNKRNMEVTLMDKRISELRERLYKKKAEARQKENLPLNRANGPPSPQPAPGTLGRVAAVGPYIQVPVPGRQEGGYTIPPDPLKPQTLGVNNQANHGRAKSANDTGWPTVGKTSTSLKPPERRDSGTDTQGKSPPSGSPVAPSAEKVLDSKMAVSSPAISKPQPPPYGSHLTSANSASSLERRKDAPPPRPLPNPPAPAWPHVSPSTGSSSQQIQQRISVPPSPTFQPNVPLFPPGLSERLDPPPALAVRPFIPDRGSRPQSPRKGPPTMNSSSIYHMYLQQAAPKSQSLKPALKAVYGKPVLPPNSTPPSPLPFVQAGGAFPLLQGQPSGEDTFDGEFDDHECFQHPETSAPPPSVENIPRPLSPTKLTPMVHSPLRYQSDADLEVLRKKLANAPRPLKKRSSITEPEGPSGPNIQKLLYQRFNTLAGGIEGNVVSGSGGGNGAGNGTPFYQPANPPGYLGDDSVADTDNGNLPSETALPPPPGAEEPCSEAPPPSTDANDNEPLPSPPEGLGDPAEAEGPDGDDNNNNVGSSEASLPSPVPEVTTPEESGTVVSQPLEKRTNLKKPNSERTGHGFRVKFNPLALLLDASLEGEFDLVQRIIYEVENPSTPNDEGITPLHNAVCAGHHHIVKFLLDFGVNVNAADSDGWTPLHCAASCNSVHLCKLLVESGAAIFASTISDVETAADKCEEMEEGYIQCSQFLYGVQEKLGVMNKGTVYALWDYKAQNPDELAFSEGDAITILRRQDDSETEWWWARLEDNEGYVPRNLLGLYPRIKPRQRSLA
- the ppp1r13bb gene encoding protein phosphatase 1, regulatory subunit 13Bb isoform X4, which gives rise to MMPMILTVYLSDGEQAVTEVPITPETTCRDVVEFCKEPGESGCHLAEVWRGNERAIPFEHMMYEHLQKWGPRKQEVKFFLRHEDSPTESSDQGSQQSQDQTSRRSGNTGEKHNENGVGNQRVELTLSELQEMATRQQQQIEAQQQMLVAKEQRLRYLKQQERRQQQTVSESEKLQRLKDRVESQEAKLKKIRAMRGQVDYSKVINGNLSAEIEQVSSLFQEKQAELQSAVLRVEQLSLQLEDLRRGKLNGIQTALGGQVTGAAALELRKLYQELQIRNKLNQEQNSKLQQQKELLNKRNMEVTLMDKRISELRERLYKKKAEARQKENLPLNRANGPPSPQPAPGTLGRVAAVGPYIQVPVPGRQEGGYTIPPDPLKPQTLGVNNQANHGRAKSGKTSTSLKPPERRDSGTDTQGKSPPSGSPVAPSAEKVLDSKMAVSSPAISKPQPPPYGSHLTSANSASSLERRKDAPPPRPLPNPPAPAWPHVSPSTGSSSQQIQQRISVPPSPTFQPNVPLFPPGLSERLDPPPALAVRPFIPDRGSRPQSPRKGPPTMNSSSIYHMYLQQAAPKSQSLKPALKAVYGKPVLPPNSTPPSPLPFVQAGGAFPLLQGQPSGEDTFDGEFDDHECFQHPETSAPPPSVENIPRPLSPTKLTPMVHSPLRYQSDADLEVLRKKLANAPRPLKKRSSITEPEGPSGPNIQKLLYQRFNTLAGGIEGNVVSGSGGGNGAGNGTPFYQPANPPGYLGDDSVADTDNGNLPSETALPPPPGAEEPCSEAPPPSTDANDNEPLPSPPEGLGDPAEAEGPDGDDNNNNVGSSEASLPSPVPEVTTPEESGTVVSQPLEKRTNLKKPNSERTGHGFRVKFNPLALLLDASLEGEFDLVQRIIYEVCHDCVENPSTPNDEGITPLHNAVCAGHHHIVKFLLDFGVNVNAADSDGWTPLHCAASCNSVHLCKLLVESGAAIFASTISDVETAADKCEEMEEGYIQCSQFLYGVQEKLGVMNKGTVYALWDYKAQNPDELAFSEGDAITILRRQDDSETEWWWARLEDNEGYVPRNLLGLYPRIKPRQRSLA